In one Ananas comosus cultivar F153 linkage group 12, ASM154086v1, whole genome shotgun sequence genomic region, the following are encoded:
- the LOC109717904 gene encoding serine/threonine protein phosphatase 2A 59 kDa regulatory subunit B' gamma isoform-like, protein MNIKQFLGRLPRKPSSFSFEPLSAFRDVPSSDRPALFLQKLSLCSAVFDLSSAPTPHNDVKLQTLLELVDYLGPAGSSAKFSEAAVQSAVRMVAANIFRPLPPSSSASAADSPLEPCIGIGADDDFEPFLDPAWPHLQAVYEFFLRFVASPQTDPKIAKRYVDHAFVRRLLDLFDSEDPREREYLKTILHRVYGKFMVHRPFIRRAVADVLCRFVFETERHNGVAELLEVLGSVISGFALPLKEEHKLFLARALVPLHRPRCVAAYHQQLARCVAQFVEKDCKLADAVIAGILRYWPVTNSAKEVLLLGELEEVLEATQPPEFLCCAIPLFRQIGRCINSSHFQVAERTLFLWNNDHVRDLIIQNRKVILPIIFPSLERNIRSHWNPAVQSLTLNVRKLFLDADRELFKECSVRFQEDEAREDEVRKKREFIWKRLEEVAASKAVSNEPVLVFRFASSRSLGKSSPRAKS, encoded by the exons ATGAACATCAAGCAATTCCTCGGCCGCCTCCCTCGCAaaccctcctccttctccttcgaGCCGCTTTCAGCCTTCCGCGACGTCCCCTCCTCCGACCGGCCGGCCCTCTTCCTGCAGAAGCTCTCCCTCTGCTCCGCCGTCTTCGACCTCTCCTCCGCCCCCACTCCCCACAACGACGTCAAGCTCCAGACTCTTCTCGAACTCGTCGACTACCTCGGCCCCGCCGGCAGCAGCGCCAAATTCAGCGAGGCCGCCGTCCAGTCCGCCGTCCGCATGGTCGCCGCCAACATCTTCCGCCCCCTCCCTccgtcctcctccgcctccgccgccgacaGCCCTCTAGAGCCCTGTATTGGCATTGGCGCCGACGATGATTTCGAGCCCTTTCTCGACCCGGCCTGGCCCCACCTCCAGGCCGTCTACGAATTCTTCCTCCGATTCGTCGCATCCCCGCAGACCGACCCCAAGATCGCCAAGCGCTACGTCGACCACGCCTTCGTCCGCCGCCTCCTCGACCTCTTCGACTCCGAGGACCCGCGCGAGCGCGAGTACCTCAAAACGATCCTCCACCGCGTCTACGGTAAATTCATGGTGCACCGCCCCTTCATCCGCCGCGCCGTCGCCGACGTGCTCTGTCGCTTCGTCTTCGAGACGGAGCGGCACAACGGGGTCGCCGAGCTGCTGGAGGTCCTCGGCAGCGTGATCAGCGGCTTCGCGCTGCCGCTCAAGGAGGAGCACAAGCTGTTCCTGGCCCGCGCGCTCGTGCCGCTCCACCGCCCGCGCTGCGTCGCCGCGTACCACCAGCAGCTGGCCCGCTGCGTCGCGCAGTTCGTCGAGAAGGACTGCAAGCTCGCGGACGCGGTGATCGCGGGGATCCTCAGGTACTGGCCTGTCACGAACAGCGCGAAGGAGGTGCTGCTCCTTGGAGAGCTCGAGGAGGTTCTCGAGGCCACGCAGCCGCCCGAGTTCCTCTGCTGCGCGATCCCCTTGTTCCGGCAGATCGGGCGGTGCATAAACAGCTCGCATTTCCAG GTAGCGGAGCGAACTCTATTCTTATGGAACAACGACCATGTTCGGGACCTCATCATTCAAAACCGCAAAGTCATACTCCCGATAATCTTTCCGTCTTTGGAAAGGAATATAAGGAGTCACTGGAACCCAGCCGTCCAAAGTCTAACCCTAAACGTGCGGAAGCTCTTTCTCGACGCCGACCGCGAGCTTTTCAAAGAATGCTCGGTTAGATTCCAAGAGGACGAAGCCAGAGAAGACGAAGTACGAAAGAAGAGGGAATTCATTTGGAAGCGGTTAGAAGAAGTTGCCGCATCGAAAGCGGTTAGTAACGAGCCCGTTCTAGTCTTTCGATTCGCCTCTTCCCGTAGCCTGGGCAAGTCGAGCCCGAGAGCAAAATCATGA